The Arachis hypogaea cultivar Tifrunner chromosome 14, arahy.Tifrunner.gnm2.J5K5, whole genome shotgun sequence genome has a segment encoding these proteins:
- the LOC112744339 gene encoding uncharacterized protein isoform X2, giving the protein MAGIVEQVRKLINEKDKGLSLVAQAQKLASQHWIKAIVPEGDSMEAADRQMTWKSLDHSTNNLDTDMEEETMHKFPYWKLHDAIDKHKPEVTVQRMSSYAISASIFLWIFLIYSQKLLAKYLATKARVSIFIAVDMLGLLSFMVLAWALGVKILVGGKLSRMNCAMFLLWAILKLFKSDNSIDAVYLPILGIFFIGWHAMSSLDTKYQHC; this is encoded by the exons ATGGCTGGCATTGTTGAGCAAGTTCGAAAGCTTATCAATGAG AAGGATAAAGGTTTGTCCCTAGTCGCCCAAGCTCAAAAGTTGGCTTCTCAGCATTGGATCAAAGCT ATTGTTCCCGAGGGCGATTCGATGGAAGCTGCAGATCGCCAAATGACTTGGAAGAGTCTGGATCACTCCACTAATAATCTTGACACTGACATGGAAGAAGAAACTATGCATAAATTCCCTTATTGGAAGCTTCATGATGCCATAGATAAGCATAAGCCTGAAGTAACCGTGCAACGCATGTCATCTTATGCGATTTCTGCAAGCATATTTCTTTGGATTTTCTTGATATACAGCCAGAAGCTACTGGCAAAGTATTTGGCCACAAAAGCAAGAGTCTCCATTTTCATAGCTGTTGACATGCTTGGATTGTTGAGTTTCATGGTGCTTGCTTGGGCTCTGGGCGTAAAGATTCTTGTTGGTGGAAAACTCTCTCGCATGAACTGTGCTATGTTCCTCCTTTGGGCCATTCTTAAGCTTTTCAAATCAGATAACTCTATTGATGCGGTTTACCTTCCAATACTCGGAATATTCTTCATCGGGTGGCATGCAATGTCCTCACTGGACACCAAATACCAACACTGTTGA
- the LOC112744339 gene encoding uncharacterized protein isoform X1 yields the protein MGDIRSPYDEASRLLDKMAGIVEQVRKLINEKDKGLSLVAQAQKLASQHWIKAIVPEGDSMEAADRQMTWKSLDHSTNNLDTDMEEETMHKFPYWKLHDAIDKHKPEVTVQRMSSYAISASIFLWIFLIYSQKLLAKYLATKARVSIFIAVDMLGLLSFMVLAWALGVKILVGGKLSRMNCAMFLLWAILKLFKSDNSIDAVYLPILGIFFIGWHAMSSLDTKYQHC from the exons atGGGAGACATACGG AGTCCTTATGATGAAGCTTCGCGTCTGCTAGATAAAATGGCTGGCATTGTTGAGCAAGTTCGAAAGCTTATCAATGAG AAGGATAAAGGTTTGTCCCTAGTCGCCCAAGCTCAAAAGTTGGCTTCTCAGCATTGGATCAAAGCT ATTGTTCCCGAGGGCGATTCGATGGAAGCTGCAGATCGCCAAATGACTTGGAAGAGTCTGGATCACTCCACTAATAATCTTGACACTGACATGGAAGAAGAAACTATGCATAAATTCCCTTATTGGAAGCTTCATGATGCCATAGATAAGCATAAGCCTGAAGTAACCGTGCAACGCATGTCATCTTATGCGATTTCTGCAAGCATATTTCTTTGGATTTTCTTGATATACAGCCAGAAGCTACTGGCAAAGTATTTGGCCACAAAAGCAAGAGTCTCCATTTTCATAGCTGTTGACATGCTTGGATTGTTGAGTTTCATGGTGCTTGCTTGGGCTCTGGGCGTAAAGATTCTTGTTGGTGGAAAACTCTCTCGCATGAACTGTGCTATGTTCCTCCTTTGGGCCATTCTTAAGCTTTTCAAATCAGATAACTCTATTGATGCGGTTTACCTTCCAATACTCGGAATATTCTTCATCGGGTGGCATGCAATGTCCTCACTGGACACCAAATACCAACACTGTTGA